A stretch of the Ascaphus truei isolate aAscTru1 chromosome 4, aAscTru1.hap1, whole genome shotgun sequence genome encodes the following:
- the LOC142492306 gene encoding testis-specific serine/threonine-protein kinase 3-like, producing the protein MEYQLLLNKYGYELGKILGKGTYSTVREAFSQKLSMTVAIKIIDKSKCSPDYVSKFLPRELSILTQCYHPNITEVFEIMESSNGKVFLVMEKAQCDLFDKIDSKDQLSENENLPIFKQTVEALKCCHGQCVAHRDLKCENILMTSDNIPKLSDFGFAVSLNGDTLSATFCGSPAYAAPEILQGKSYDAMKADIWSLGVMVTGYMPFDDTDLTKLLQFQNQPLEFPSSPALSDSCRDIISSMLSINPNERPTVHQILEHPWFSHQLKNNI; encoded by the coding sequence ATGGAGTACCAACTGCTTCTTAACAAATATGGTTATGAGCTTGGGAAGATTTTAGGAAAAGGTACTTATTCAACAGTGAGAGAGGCCTTTTCCCAAAAACTTTCCATGACAGTTGCCATAAAAATAATTGACAAGTCTAAATGTTCACCGGATTACGTAAGTAAATTCCTTCCAAGGGAGCTGTCTATATTGACTCAATGCTACCACCCAAATATAACCGAAGTTTTCGAAATCATGGAATCGTCTAATGGGAAGGTTTTTCTTGTTATGGAAAAAGCCCAGTGTGACCTTTTTGATAAGATTGATTCAAAAGACCAACTTTCAGAAAATGAAAACTTGCCCATATTTAAGCAGACTGTAGAGGCTCTGAAATGCTGTCATGGCCAGTGTGTAGCCCACAGAGATCTGAAATGTGAAAATATCTTGATGACATCAGACAACATACCAAAACTGTCTGACTTTGGGTTTGCTGTTTCTTTAAATGGCGATACTCTAAGTGCAACCTTTTGTGGATCTCCTGCTTATGCAGCCCCTGAAATTCTCCAAGGGAAATCATATGACGCAATGAAAGCAGATATATGGAGTTTAGGTGTGATGGTCACCGGTTACATGCCATTTGATGACACTGACCTCACAAAGCTCTTACAATTCCAGAATCAGCCACTCGAATTTCCATCCTCACCAGCACTCAGTGATTCATGCAGAGACATAATCTCGTCCATGCTCAGCATAAATCCTAATGAAAGGCCAACTGTTCACCAAATTCTTGAGCATCCATGGTTCAGTCATCAGTTAAAGAATAATATATAA